The nucleotide sequence ACACGCGGCCCTGGCCCACGGAGTCGACTTTCGTCTTTGGCATGTTACGCCCTTGCGACACGCGCGACAGGAACACGTCGTAGAACTGTCCGACCTTGCGCTTCAGCTCGCGCTTTTCTTCGTCGCTGAAGGGGCGGAACAAGCTCTCGGCGTCCGCCCGCGGCGCCGTCTTGTAGGTCTCCACGGTCAGGCCGATCTTCTTGAACAGCCCGGCCACGTCCGCCTTGCCGTAGAAGATGCCGATGCTGCCGGTGATCGACAGGCCGTTGGCGAAAATGTGCGTCGCTGGCGACGCGATGTAGTAGCCGCCGCTCGCTGCCGCCGCGCCCATGCTCACCACCACGGGCTTCACCTTCGTGGTCAGCTGCACCTCGCGCCAGATCACGTCCGAGGCCATGGCCGAACCGCCGCCGGTCTCGATGCGCAACACCACCGCGGCGATGCGCGGATTCTCCCGCACCTTCTTCAGGGTCTCGGCGATGGTGTAGGAGCCGACCAGCTTCATGCCCAGCAGAGGAATGGTCTGGCTGCGGCCGTCCACCATGTCGCCGTCCACGTAGACGACGGCGATGCGATTGTCGTTGCTGAAGCGCTTCGGCGCGCGCGTGGCACGTTCGTCGTCGATCAGCATGGTGCTGCGTCCGACCAGCTCGTTGACGGCGTCTTGCAGCTCGTCGTCGAAGGCGTAGCCGTCCACCAGGCCCGCCAGCTTCGCCTCGCTGGCGATGAAGGGACCCTTGGCGATGCGCTTGCGCAGCTCGGCGTATTCGATCTTGCGACCGGTGCCCACGCCTTCCACGAACTGTCGCTCGTGCTGCTGCAGCAAGTCGATGGCGTCGGCGCGGGCGGTCTCCGAAGCGCCTTCCCGCGTCAGGCGTTCGGGCGCGCTCTTGTGAGCGCCGATGCGCACGAAGTCCGCGTGCACGCCCAGCTTGTCCAGCATGCCCTTGAGATAGATGCGCTGCGTTTTCAAGCCCGCAAAGCGCAGCCCGCCGGCGGGATTGATCAAGATCTTGTTCGCGGCGGAGCACAGGTAGAGCTCCGCGCCGCTCGCGTCTTCCAGATGACAGAGCACGCGCTTGCCGTGTTGACGCAACAAGTAGAGTGCGTCGCGCAGCTCTTGGATGTGCGCCAGGGAACCCGCCGGCGCAGTGCGCAGCTCCAGCACTACCGCGTCCACCGAAGGCTCTTCGGCGATGTCCCACAGGCGACGCAGCATCGCGACCTGGCTGCGCGCGCCGCCACCTTCTTCGATGCGAATGCGCAGCGCGTAGCGCGGTAGCTCCATGCCTGCGGGCTCGCGCCAACCGCGGAAGGGCGCGACGTCCATCTGCACGCCGTAGGAGTCCTTCTTGCCCAAGCCGTCGCCGGTCACGACGCCGCCGCCCAGCGACGCAGAGCCGCTGGGGCCGTTGAAGTAGAAGTCGAAGGCGGCGCTCGCGAGCCAAGCGCGTCGCTCGGAATCATCGAAGCGGCTGTAGGAGAAGTCGCCGCGCAGGCGTCCGAGCGGTCCGATGTCGATGCCGAGGGTGGCGCGCGGGAACCAATAGGTGTCCCGGGCCTTGTCCACGAACTTTCCTTCCAGCCCCAGCTCCACCGTGCGCGTGCCCAAGGGGCGAAACGCCGCGGCGAGATCGTAGCTGCGCTCCAACCCGAACACGCCGTTGGTGGGGCCGTTCACGTCGTGCGCCACGAAGGACAGGCCGAGCGCGTTGAAGGGGCGCGTGGAGTAGCCGAGGGAAAAGCTCGACAGCTGATCCACATACGGTGCATCCGAGTACGAGCGTTGCACCGAGAGGCCCAGGGCGGTGGTGTCCGAGCCGACGGCGAGGCCCCAGGTCAACCATTGATAGTTCGAGGGGCCGAAGATGTTCGCGGCTGCAGCTCGGGGCGGATCGATCATGTCGACGCGCATGCCCGTGGCGACGGGAATGAACGGGATCGGAAACGCAAACGCCAACGCGTGTCCTTGCCACGGCACGCGATTCGTCTCGTCCAGGTACACGCTGCTCCAGCGGAACTCCGCGCCGGGCATGAACGCCAGGTTGGCGGGGTTCTGCACCAGCGCCGTGCTGTCGTCGGTGCCGGCCACGCTGCGTCCAAAGGCGGGCAGTCGCGTGGGGCGCGCCACGATCTCTTGCGCCGCGGTCGGCAGCGCCACGGTCAGCAGCGCAGCCGCGGTGAGCAGACGTCCTAGGTGTCGTTTCATCAGAGCATTCCTCGCGCGCGAGCGACGGTCTCCAGCTCGCCTTGCCTGGCTTCTAGCTCGGCGTGGTCCTTGACGGGAAGGAAACGTGTTTCTGCGCCCTTCCGCGGCACGTGGATGAAGCGCGAGGGCAGGTGACTCGTGATCTCGCCGAGCAGCCGCTCGAACTGGATCACCGTGCTGCCCGCCACCTGCTTTTTCACGACGAAGTAGGTCCACTCGGCCTGCAGATCCCGGATCGCGCGCGCATCGAAGACGAAGGTATTCGTGTTGAACACGCGCACCTGGCTGGGGTCGAAGCCCTCCGGCAAGCGGAACTCTTCCAGCACCACCGGTCGCCCTTGCCAGCGCACGGGAATGCCGCCGCGGTCCGTTCCTTCTTTGTCGACCACTTCGCAACTCACCGGCAGCCCATGCGAGGCATGTAGTCCCAAGAGCGCCGGATCGACACTAGCGCCGAGATTGTCCAGGTTCGCCACCACCAGGAGCCGACCCCCGCGATCCACGAAGCGATCGAGCAAGCCGCTGCGCTTCAGCGCATCGGGCAAGTCGCCGTGACCGAAGGCCTGCACGCTCGGATTGCCCGCGTCGTCCAAGTAGAGCTCCGTCGCCGATCGCAGCCGCAGCGACACGAACTGTGGAAAGGTCGCCACGCGATCGTCATCGAGGCGCGAGCCCAACGCTTGTCGCGTGGGATCTTCCGTCGCCGCGCTGGTCATCAACCAAAACGGCATCGGCGCGCCGGCGCGATCCGACGTGGCCTTCACTTCAGCCAGCCGCAGATCGAGAAACGTGGCGTCACCCAGCGCCGGCACCAGCGCTTTGACCACGCCGCCCATGCGCGTGGCCATGCCGCCCGCGAGCACCACCAACGCAACTTGCCCTTTGCGCAACAGATCCATGCCCGCTGCCGTCAAGGTTGCGTGCTCCGCCGATCCCGGAGTCGGCAGCTGCATGATGTCGCTAGCCGCCGGCGGCTCCACGACTCCCGCCACGCGATTGTCGATCTGCTCCTGTTCCAAACGCTGCGCGAGCTGCTCGAACAGCGCGCGATCGAAGCCAAAGCGATCGAGCAGGGCTCGGGTCTGCGGCGGAACGGCGTCCAACATAGCGGCCAGGGAACTCATGGTGGCCTACGGTAGCAAAGTCTCCTGGCGTTCGCGGACCGGGGCGCGCGCGGTCCGGAAGTGGCGGCGATTGCGGGCGGGGAAAGCGGTGGCGATTGCGGGCGGGGACGGTGGCGATTGCATGGGGCGAGTTGCGGTGATCGCGGGCGGGCACCGGGGCGCGCGTGCCCTGGCGCTGGCATTCTTGGCACAGTCGCTCTCGCCGAACCCGCGCGTTTTCCGCAGTATTTCGTCGCGCCGCGGCGGCATCGCCTTTGCTATGCAGTGCATCATGTCTCTCAAGTGGTTGCGGGTGTGCGCGGCGGTCGGGCTGGTCTCGGCCACCGTGGCGGCGTGCGGTGGTTCGTCGACGAGTGGAACCGGCACCGGAGGCGGGGCCGGCGTTGGCGCAGCAGGCGGCGGTGCCGTTGGCGGCGGCGGTAGTGGCGCCGTTGGTGGTGGTGGCAATGGCGGCGGCGGCACCGGAGGTGTCGGCGGCATCGGCGGACCCAACCGTGCTGCCTGCAACACCAACGACGAGTGTCGCCTCTTGCCCACGAACTGTTGCGGCTACTGCGGCGAGGCGAAGATCGAGGGCTTCATCGCCGTCAACGAGAAGTACCTCTCCGAGGTCTATGGCGAACTCTGCGCCGATCCCGTGGCGTGCCCCGACTGCGTCGAGTATCCCAAGCCGAACTTGGTGGCGCTCTGCGAACAAGGTCAGTGCCAGCCGCGCGACCTGCGCCAGATGGACTTCTCCAGCTGCAACACCAAGGACGACTGCGTGATGCGCTGGGGATCCGACTGCTGCGAAGGCTGCGGCGGTCATCCCCTGGAGATCATCGGTCTGAACAAGAACACCAACTGGGAATCCGAGATCTGCGGCGGTCCTTCCCCTTGCGACGCCTGCGTGCCGCAGCCGTTTCCGCCCGACGCAATCCTCGACTGCCTCGCCGGCCACTGCATCGTTCAAGTGACGCAGAACTGAGCAGCGCGAAGAGCGCGTCGCGCAGATCGGGCAGCGCGAAGTGAGCGGCGAAGTGAACGCCGCAGCAGAACTGAGCAGCGCGAAGAGCGCGTCCCGCAGAACTGCACACTGCTCGAAGCTGGCTTGGGGTCTAGGACGCTGAACCCCAGCCGGCTACTCGAGCGTATTCCGACCCGGCCGCCCGCCCCTTCGCGGTGACTTCGTGCACGTGCCCAGGTTTCCCCCGCTTCGCCAAGGCGACTCAGCCGCATTTCGTGGGAGTAGCCGCACCCGCGCTGGCGCGGCGGAAACTTGATCGCGGGCCGCAGGCACTAGCGCTCGCGGTCCTCGCGGCGTGCTCGTTCTCGGAGTTGAGGACGCAGCGGGTTCGATGCTGCACAAAGGCTTCCAACGCCGGCAAGGCGCGCCTGGGGTCTTGCGTATGTCGGACGTTCTCACTGTTCATGGCGCACGGGTCCAATGGGCTCGCAGTGATGTGCGCGGGCGCGGTGACTGTTCCACTCGAGCGTGCCATGCGCGCGTGGCGCGGTGTCTGTTCCACTCGAGCAGGCCATGCGCGCGTGGCGCGCCACCGACGGAGGCGAGCAATTCGAGACGCGCCGGTGCGGCGATGAAGGCGGGCCAGCTGGAGGCCCGCCTCACGCGCCACGGGAGTGCGTCGCCAATGTGCCGGCGCGGCTAGGACTACGCGCGCGGACGCCGCGGCCTCGTGCCCCGGTCGGCGCGCCGCAGCCTCGTGCCCCGGTCGGCGCGCCGCAGTCCGGCACCCGCGCAGGCGTGCGAGCTCGCGTCCGCGCTGGCGCGCGCGCTGTACCCGCGCCGGAGCGGAGGAACATGATCACGCGTCGCAGCCGCGCGCCGCAGTCCCGCGGCCGGGTTGGGCGCGCGCGCTGTACCCGCGCTGGCGCGGTGAATACTTGATCGCGCGCCGCCGCGCTGTACCCGCGCCGGAGCGGAGGAACATGATCACGCGTCGCAGCCGCGCGGCGCAGTCCCGCGACCGGGTTGGGCGCGCGCGCTGTACCCGCGCTGGAGCGGAGGAACATGATCACGCGTCGCAGCCGCGCGGCGCAGTCCCGCATCCGCGCTGCAGCCCCACATCCGCGCTGGAGCGGAGGAAACTTGATCGCGCGCCGCAGTCCCGCGACCGCGTTGAGCGCGCCCAGCGTCCGCGCCGGAGCGGAGAAAACTTGATCAAGCGCCGCCGTCCCGCGAACGCGCCGCATCCCCCTCCCGCGCCGCCGTGCCGCGACCGCGCTGCACTCTCGTCCGCGCCGGAGCGGGGAAAGCTTGATCGTGCGCCGCAGTCCAGCACCCGCGCTGCAGTCCGGACCGCGTGCCGGAGCGGAGAAGACTTGATCCCGCGCCGCGGTCCCGCGTCCGCACTGCAGTCCCGCACCCGCGCCGGAGCGGAGGAAACTTGATCACCTGCGCCGCCGTGCCGAACCCGTGCCGCCGTGCAGCGTCCGCGCTGCACTCTCGTCCGCGCCGGAGCGGAGGAAACTTGATGACGCGCCGCGGTGCCGCACCCGCGCTGCAGTCACGCACCCCGCCGCCGCGTCGGAACCATGATCAAGCGCCGCGGTGCCGCACCCGCGTTGCATCCCGCCCCCCGCCGCCGCGCCGCACTTGCGTTGGTCCGCGCCGCAGCGGAGGAAACTTGATCATGCGCCGCCGTGCCGCCCCCGCGCTGCAGTCACGCACGCCGCCGCCGCGTCGGAGCCATGATCAAGCGCCGCCGCCACGCACCCGCGTTGGTCCGCGCCGGAGCGCCGTCCGCGCTGCACTCTCGTCCGCGCCGCCGCGTCGGAACCATGATCACGCGCCGCCGTCCCGCACCTGCGCCGCCGCCGCGTCGGAACCATGATCCCGCGCCGCCGTCCCGCCCGCGCGTTGGGCGCGCGCGGCGTCCGCGCTGGAGCGGAGGAAACCTGATCCCGCGCCGCGGGCTGCGTTGGCGCTTCGCGATGCTCGCGCTGATTCTGCGCGGGCCTGGTTCGCAGTGTGGGAGGCGCGCGCCGCGCCGCCGAGGGTCGAGACCCACAAACAACAACCTGCATCCGAAAACCAAACAGGTTGTCCGCAACCTGGGTCACGCAACCTGGGTCACGCAACCAGGGTCACGCAACCAGGGTCGTTTCAACCTGGGTCACGCAACCAGGGTCGTTTCAACCTGGGTCACGCAACCAGGGTCGTTTCAACCAGGGTCGTTTGCGGCGGAAAGGAGTGTGCCGGGTGGGCTCGTTTGGTGTGACAGACAAGGGCATAGCTCGCAGTCGAATTTGATAGACAGGTTTTCTGCGGCGGCGCGGCGGGCGTGCGCCGGTCGTCGAAAGGTCGCGTCGTGCTGCGCGCAGGTGACACGCTGGTGCGCGTTCGGGTTCGCGATGAGAGAAAACGCGTCGGCATGCTCGAAAGCGCAGCATGCGGCGAACCTGAGGGCGACAAAACCCGGGTGTACGGTGGGTGCATGGAAACGCATGCTCTCGTCTCAGCTAGTCCCTCGGGACTAGCGTCGCAAAAGCCCAAGCAGCGGACGCCAGCGCAGCCGCCATTCCCGCAGCTGCCATCAGTGCAGCAGTCACAACCCCTGCTGCCACCACCGCAGCTGCCATCACTGCAGCGGTCACATTCCCTGCCGGTGCCAGTGCAGCAGTCACAACCCCTGCTGCCACCACCGCAGCTGCCATCACTGCAGCAGTCACATTCCCTGCCGGTGCCAGTGCAGCAGTCACAACCCCTGCCGCCATCACCGCAGGCGCCATTGCCGCAACGACCACTAGCGCAGCAGTCACCCCCGGCGCAGACCTTTCCGCCGCGACTTTCGCCCCGGTCGCAGTCGCCCTCCCCGCAACGACGATCCCCCGAGCAGCCAACTCCGCCGCGAACAACGCCGCAGCAACCATCGTCGGAGGCACAATCCGGGCAGGCGTTGCCACGATCCTCGCAGTCGAGCTTTGCCCTCGATCACCTGACCGATGAAGAGCTGCTCAGCAGCACGCGCTCGATGGTGGGTCGCTCGAACGTGATGTTCGCCGCACTGCTTGCGCACCTCGCGGAGGTCGACGCGCGCAGGCTGTACCGGGAGCGGGCGTGTTCGAGCCTCTACACCTACTGCGTGTACGAACTGCGGATGTCAGAGGACGCAGCGCAGCGACGGGTGCAGGCGGCGCGGCTGGTGCGCAAGTTTCCAGAGCTCTTGGAGGTGGTGGCGGCGGGCGAGCTGCATCTCACAGGACTTTTGCTGCTCGGGCCACACTTGACCCACGAGAACTTGGCGCGGGTGTTGCTGTTAGCGAAACATCGGAGCAAGCGCGAGATCCTGGCACTCGTGCGCCGGCTCGATCCACAGCCGAACGCGCCCGCGCGGATCGAACCGCTGGGCCCCGCGGTGGTGACCGCCGTCTGTGGTGGGACTTGGGAGAAGTGGGTCGGGTCGCTCGTGCCGGTGAACCACCTGAAACCGGGTGAGCGTCCGCGTGATTGGATCCCGAGTGATGCCGACGTGGATGAAATGGGCAGCGGTGGTGTGCACACCGGCGCGCGTGGCGTTGGCGAACACGGTTACGTCGATCG is from Polyangiaceae bacterium and encodes:
- the sppA gene encoding signal peptide peptidase SppA — encoded protein: MKRHLGRLLTAAALLTVALPTAAQEIVARPTRLPAFGRSVAGTDDSTALVQNPANLAFMPGAEFRWSSVYLDETNRVPWQGHALAFAFPIPFIPVATGMRVDMIDPPRAAAANIFGPSNYQWLTWGLAVGSDTTALGLSVQRSYSDAPYVDQLSSFSLGYSTRPFNALGLSFVAHDVNGPTNGVFGLERSYDLAAAFRPLGTRTVELGLEGKFVDKARDTYWFPRATLGIDIGPLGRLRGDFSYSRFDDSERRAWLASAAFDFYFNGPSGSASLGGGVVTGDGLGKKDSYGVQMDVAPFRGWREPAGMELPRYALRIRIEEGGGARSQVAMLRRLWDIAEEPSVDAVVLELRTAPAGSLAHIQELRDALYLLRQHGKRVLCHLEDASGAELYLCSAANKILINPAGGLRFAGLKTQRIYLKGMLDKLGVHADFVRIGAHKSAPERLTREGASETARADAIDLLQQHERQFVEGVGTGRKIEYAELRKRIAKGPFIASEAKLAGLVDGYAFDDELQDAVNELVGRSTMLIDDERATRAPKRFSNDNRIAVVYVDGDMVDGRSQTIPLLGMKLVGSYTIAETLKKVRENPRIAAVVLRIETGGGSAMASDVIWREVQLTTKVKPVVVSMGAAAASGGYYIASPATHIFANGLSITGSIGIFYGKADVAGLFKKIGLTVETYKTAPRADAESLFRPFSDEEKRELKRKVGQFYDVFLSRVSQGRNMPKTKVDSVGQGRVWTGEQAQARGLVDEIGGLRQALIYARKTAGLPEYADFVELPPPDSSLIGRLLGIEGVNQHELAKATLPKALLDTARSVAPLMIYPADKALARVELVDVSP
- a CDS encoding UTP--glucose-1-phosphate uridylyltransferase yields the protein MSSLAAMLDAVPPQTRALLDRFGFDRALFEQLAQRLEQEQIDNRVAGVVEPPAASDIMQLPTPGSAEHATLTAAGMDLLRKGQVALVVLAGGMATRMGGVVKALVPALGDATFLDLRLAEVKATSDRAGAPMPFWLMTSAATEDPTRQALGSRLDDDRVATFPQFVSLRLRSATELYLDDAGNPSVQAFGHGDLPDALKRSGLLDRFVDRGGRLLVVANLDNLGASVDPALLGLHASHGLPVSCEVVDKEGTDRGGIPVRWQGRPVVLEEFRLPEGFDPSQVRVFNTNTFVFDARAIRDLQAEWTYFVVKKQVAGSTVIQFERLLGEITSHLPSRFIHVPRKGAETRFLPVKDHAELEARQGELETVARARGML